One Cuculus canorus isolate bCucCan1 chromosome 1, bCucCan1.pri, whole genome shotgun sequence DNA segment encodes these proteins:
- the PCDH9 gene encoding protocadherin-9 isoform X6: MDLRDFYLLAALIACLRLDSAIAQELIYTIREELPENVPIGNIPKDLNISHINAATGTSASLVYRLVSKAGDAPLVKVSSTTGEIFTTSNRIDREKLCAGASYAEENECFFELEVVILPNDFFRLIKIKIIVKDTNDNAPMFPSPVINISIPENTLINSRFPIPSATDPDTGFNGVQHYELLNGQSVFGLDIVETPEGEKWPQLIVQQNLDREQKDTYVMKIKVEDGGTPQKSSTAILQVTVSDVNDNRPVFKESQVEVHIPENAPVGTSVIQLHATDADIGSNAEIRYIFGAQVAPATKRFFALNNTTGLITVQRSLDREETAIHKVTVLASDGSSTPARATVTINVTDVNDNPPNIDLRYIISPINGTVYLSEKDPINTKIALITVSDKDTDVNGKVICFIEREVPFHLKAVYDNQYLLETSSLLDYEGTKEFSFKIVASDSGKPSLNQTALVRVKLEDENDNPPIFSQPVIELSVSENNRRGLYLTTISATDEDSGKNADIVYQLGPNASFFDLDRKTGVLTASRVFDREEQERFIFTVTARDNGTPPLQSQAAVIVTVLDENDNSPKFTHNHFQFFVSENLPKYSTVGVITVTDADAGENKAVTLSILNDNENFVLDPYSGVIKSNVSFDREQQSSYTFDVKAVDGGQPPRSSTAKVTINVMDVNDNSPVVIYPPSNTSFKLVPLSAIPGSVVAEVFAVDIDTGMNAELKYTIVSGNNKGLFRIDPVTGNITLEEKPTPNDVGLHRLVVNISDLGYPKSLHTLVLVFLYVNDTAGNASYIYDLIRRTMETPLDRNIGDSNQPYQNEDYLTIMIAIVAGAMVVIVVIFVTVLVRCRHASRFKAAQRSKQGAEWMSPNQENKQNKKKKRKKRKSPKSSLLNFVTIEESKPDDAVHEPINGTISLPAELEEQSIGRFDWGTAPPTTFKPNSPDLAKHYKSASPQSAFHLKPDTPVSVKKHHVIQELPLDNTFVGGCDTLSKRSSTSSDHFSASECSSQGGFKTKGPLHTRQCSPSSP; encoded by the coding sequence ATGGACCTGAGGGATTTTTACCTGTTGGCTGCTTTGATTGCCTGTTTAAGGCTGGATTCTGCTATAGCTCAAGAACTTATCTACACTATTAGAGAAGAGCTGCCTGAAAACGTACCCATAGGGAACATACCAAAGGACCTGAACATTTCTCACATCAATGCTGCCACGGGGACCAGTGCCAGTCTTGTCTACAGACTGGTGTCTAAAGCAGGGGATGCCCCTCTGGTCAAAGTGTCCAGTACCACTGGGGAAATCTTTACAACGTCCAACAGAATAGACAGAGAAAAACTCTGTGCTGGAGCTTCctatgcagaagaaaatgagtgTTTCTTTGAACTTGAAGTGGTGATTCTCCCCAATGACTTTTTTAGGCtgatcaaaataaaaatcattgtAAAGGATACTAATGACAATGCACCTATGTTTCCATCTCCTGTCATCAATATCTCCATCCCAGAAAACACTCTGATCAACAGTCGCTTTCCAATCCCATCAGCAACAGATCCCGACACAGGTTTCAACGGTGTACAGCACTACGAGTTGTTAAATGGGCAGAGTGTCTTTGGACTGGATATTGTAGAAACTCCAGAAGGAGAGAAATGGCCTCAGCTAATTGTGCAGCAGAACTTGGACAGAGAGCAAAAGGACACCTATGTGATGAAAATCAAAGTGGAGGATGGAGGTACCCCCCAGAAATCCAGCACAGCCATCCTTCAAGTCACAGTAAGTGATGTCAATGATAACAGGCCAGTGTTTAAAGAGAGTCAAGTAGAGGTTCATATACCAGAGAATGCCCCTGTAGGCACTTCTGTTATTCAGCTTCATGCTACAGATGCAGATATAGGAAGCAATGCAGAAATCAGATATATTTTTGGTGCCCAAGTCGCCCCTGCAACCAAaagattttttgctttaaacaaCACCACAGGGCTGATTACAGTTCAGAGGTCCTTAGATCGAGAAGAGACTGCTATTCACAAAGTGACAGTGCTGGCTAGTGATGGTAGCTCTACACCAGCTCGTGCAACTGTTACCATCAATGTCACTGATGTAAATGATAACCCTCCTAACATAGACCTCAGGTACATAATAAGTCCCATCAATGGCACAGTGTACTTATCTGAGAAAGATCCCATCAATACAAAGATTGCCCTAATTACGGTTTCAGATAAGGACACTGATGTTAATGGCAAAGTGATCTGTTTCATTGAGAGAGAGGTTCCCTTCCACTTGAAGGCAGTTTACGACAACCAGTATTTGTTAGAGACCTCTTCCTTGTTGGACTATGAGGGCACCAAAGAATTCAGCTTTAAAATTGTTGCTTCTGATTCTGGCAAGCCCAGTTTGAACCAGACTGCCCTGGTAAGAGTTAAACTGGAGGATGAAAATGACAACCCTCCGATTTTCAGCCAGCCTGTAATTGAGCTGTCAGTTTCTGAAAACAACCGTCGTGGTCTATACTTAACAACTATTAGTGCCACAGATGAAGACAGTGGGAAAAATGCAGACATTGTTTATCAGCTTGGCCCTAATGCCTCCTTTTTTGATCTGGATCGAAAAACAGGAGTTTTGACAGCCTCCAGAGTTTTTgacagagaggagcaggagcgtttcattttcactgttaCAGCCCGAGACAATGGCACCCCTCCTTTGCAAAGTCAAGCAGCTGTAATCGTTACTGTGTTGGATGAAAATGACAACAGTCCCAAATTTACTCATAATCACTTCCAGTTTTTCGTATCAGAGAACTTACCAAAGTATAGCACGGTGGGGGTGATCACAGTGACCGATGCAGATGCCGGGGAAAACAAAGCGGTGACTCTTTCCATCTTGAATGACAATGAAAACTTTGTGCTGGATCCATACTCTGGAGTTATAAAATCCAATGTTTCTTTTGATCGAGAACAGCAGAGCTCCTACACCTTTGATGTTAAGGCAGTAGATGGAGGGCAACCTCCTCGCTCTTCTACAGCAAAAGTAACCATAAATGTAATGGATGTTAACGATAACAGCCCCGTTGTCATCTACCCACCTTCTAATACTTCTTTTAAGCTAGTGCCACTCTCAGCAATTCCAGGATCGGTGGTAGCCGAAGTGTTTGCTGTGGATATAGACACTGGAATGAACGCCGAGCTTAAGTACACAATTGTAAGCGGAAATAACAAGGGTTTGTTTCGGATTGATCCAGTGACAGGTAATATCACTCTGGAAGAAAAACCAACTCCTAATGATGTGGGGCTTCATCGTTTAGTTGTCAACATAAGTGATTTGGGTTATCCCAAATCCTTGCATACTCTTGTGCTTGTGTTTTTGTATGTAAATGATACTGCTGGAAATGCCTCTTATATTTATGACTTGATACGCAGGACTATGGAAACACCTTTGGATCGGAACATAGGGGACAGTAACCAACCCTACCAAAACGAGGACTATCTCACGATCATGATCGCCATTGTGGCAGGCGCCATGGTTGTCATAGTTGTTATATTTGTCACAGTTCTCGTTCGCTGTCGACATGCATCCAGATTcaaagctgcccagaggagcaAGCAGGGTGCTGAGTGGATGTCTCCCAATCAGGAGaacaagcaaaacaagaaaaagaaaaggaagaaaaggaaatctccGAAGAGCTCTCTTTTGAACTTTGTGACAATTGAGGAGTCCAAACCTGATGATGCAGTTCATGAACCTATCAACGGGACAATAAGCCTTCCAGCGGAGCTGGAGGAACAAAGTATAGGAAGATTTGATTGGGGCACAGCACCACCAACAACCTTTAAGCCTAACAGTCCTGATCTTGCCAAGCATTACAAATCTGCCTCTCCACAGTCTGCTTTTCATCTCAAACCTGACACTCCAGTGTCAGTGAAGAAGCACCATGTGATTCAGGAACTCCCATTGGACAACACCTTTGTTGGTGGTTGTGACACCCTTTCCAAACGCTCTTCCACTAGTTCAGATCACTTCAGTGCCTCAGAGTGCAGTTCCCAAGGAGGCTTCAAGACAAAGGGCCCCTTACACACCAGACAG
- the PCDH9 gene encoding protocadherin-9 isoform X5: MDLRDFYLLAALIACLRLDSAIAQELIYTIREELPENVPIGNIPKDLNISHINAATGTSASLVYRLVSKAGDAPLVKVSSTTGEIFTTSNRIDREKLCAGASYAEENECFFELEVVILPNDFFRLIKIKIIVKDTNDNAPMFPSPVINISIPENTLINSRFPIPSATDPDTGFNGVQHYELLNGQSVFGLDIVETPEGEKWPQLIVQQNLDREQKDTYVMKIKVEDGGTPQKSSTAILQVTVSDVNDNRPVFKESQVEVHIPENAPVGTSVIQLHATDADIGSNAEIRYIFGAQVAPATKRFFALNNTTGLITVQRSLDREETAIHKVTVLASDGSSTPARATVTINVTDVNDNPPNIDLRYIISPINGTVYLSEKDPINTKIALITVSDKDTDVNGKVICFIEREVPFHLKAVYDNQYLLETSSLLDYEGTKEFSFKIVASDSGKPSLNQTALVRVKLEDENDNPPIFSQPVIELSVSENNRRGLYLTTISATDEDSGKNADIVYQLGPNASFFDLDRKTGVLTASRVFDREEQERFIFTVTARDNGTPPLQSQAAVIVTVLDENDNSPKFTHNHFQFFVSENLPKYSTVGVITVTDADAGENKAVTLSILNDNENFVLDPYSGVIKSNVSFDREQQSSYTFDVKAVDGGQPPRSSTAKVTINVMDVNDNSPVVIYPPSNTSFKLVPLSAIPGSVVAEVFAVDIDTGMNAELKYTIVSGNNKGLFRIDPVTGNITLEEKPTPNDVGLHRLVVNISDLGYPKSLHTLVLVFLYVNDTAGNASYIYDLIRRTMETPLDRNIGDSNQPYQNEDYLTIMIAIVAGAMVVIVVIFVTVLVRCRHASRFKAAQRSKQGAEWMSPNQENKQNKKKKRKKRKSPKSSLLNFVTIEESKPDDAVHEPINGTISLPAELEEQSIGRFDWGTAPPTTFKPNSPDLAKHYKSASPQSAFHLKPDTPVSVKKHHVIQELPLDNTFVGGCDTLSKRSSTSSDHFSASECSSQGGFKTKGPLHTRQALNFGDMPKYLWEIWVPDKPWVSQRRVTFHLPDGSQESCSDSGLGDHEPVGGGTLISHPLPLVQPQDDFYDQASPDKRTEADGNSDPNSEMLLEL, translated from the coding sequence ATGGACCTGAGGGATTTTTACCTGTTGGCTGCTTTGATTGCCTGTTTAAGGCTGGATTCTGCTATAGCTCAAGAACTTATCTACACTATTAGAGAAGAGCTGCCTGAAAACGTACCCATAGGGAACATACCAAAGGACCTGAACATTTCTCACATCAATGCTGCCACGGGGACCAGTGCCAGTCTTGTCTACAGACTGGTGTCTAAAGCAGGGGATGCCCCTCTGGTCAAAGTGTCCAGTACCACTGGGGAAATCTTTACAACGTCCAACAGAATAGACAGAGAAAAACTCTGTGCTGGAGCTTCctatgcagaagaaaatgagtgTTTCTTTGAACTTGAAGTGGTGATTCTCCCCAATGACTTTTTTAGGCtgatcaaaataaaaatcattgtAAAGGATACTAATGACAATGCACCTATGTTTCCATCTCCTGTCATCAATATCTCCATCCCAGAAAACACTCTGATCAACAGTCGCTTTCCAATCCCATCAGCAACAGATCCCGACACAGGTTTCAACGGTGTACAGCACTACGAGTTGTTAAATGGGCAGAGTGTCTTTGGACTGGATATTGTAGAAACTCCAGAAGGAGAGAAATGGCCTCAGCTAATTGTGCAGCAGAACTTGGACAGAGAGCAAAAGGACACCTATGTGATGAAAATCAAAGTGGAGGATGGAGGTACCCCCCAGAAATCCAGCACAGCCATCCTTCAAGTCACAGTAAGTGATGTCAATGATAACAGGCCAGTGTTTAAAGAGAGTCAAGTAGAGGTTCATATACCAGAGAATGCCCCTGTAGGCACTTCTGTTATTCAGCTTCATGCTACAGATGCAGATATAGGAAGCAATGCAGAAATCAGATATATTTTTGGTGCCCAAGTCGCCCCTGCAACCAAaagattttttgctttaaacaaCACCACAGGGCTGATTACAGTTCAGAGGTCCTTAGATCGAGAAGAGACTGCTATTCACAAAGTGACAGTGCTGGCTAGTGATGGTAGCTCTACACCAGCTCGTGCAACTGTTACCATCAATGTCACTGATGTAAATGATAACCCTCCTAACATAGACCTCAGGTACATAATAAGTCCCATCAATGGCACAGTGTACTTATCTGAGAAAGATCCCATCAATACAAAGATTGCCCTAATTACGGTTTCAGATAAGGACACTGATGTTAATGGCAAAGTGATCTGTTTCATTGAGAGAGAGGTTCCCTTCCACTTGAAGGCAGTTTACGACAACCAGTATTTGTTAGAGACCTCTTCCTTGTTGGACTATGAGGGCACCAAAGAATTCAGCTTTAAAATTGTTGCTTCTGATTCTGGCAAGCCCAGTTTGAACCAGACTGCCCTGGTAAGAGTTAAACTGGAGGATGAAAATGACAACCCTCCGATTTTCAGCCAGCCTGTAATTGAGCTGTCAGTTTCTGAAAACAACCGTCGTGGTCTATACTTAACAACTATTAGTGCCACAGATGAAGACAGTGGGAAAAATGCAGACATTGTTTATCAGCTTGGCCCTAATGCCTCCTTTTTTGATCTGGATCGAAAAACAGGAGTTTTGACAGCCTCCAGAGTTTTTgacagagaggagcaggagcgtttcattttcactgttaCAGCCCGAGACAATGGCACCCCTCCTTTGCAAAGTCAAGCAGCTGTAATCGTTACTGTGTTGGATGAAAATGACAACAGTCCCAAATTTACTCATAATCACTTCCAGTTTTTCGTATCAGAGAACTTACCAAAGTATAGCACGGTGGGGGTGATCACAGTGACCGATGCAGATGCCGGGGAAAACAAAGCGGTGACTCTTTCCATCTTGAATGACAATGAAAACTTTGTGCTGGATCCATACTCTGGAGTTATAAAATCCAATGTTTCTTTTGATCGAGAACAGCAGAGCTCCTACACCTTTGATGTTAAGGCAGTAGATGGAGGGCAACCTCCTCGCTCTTCTACAGCAAAAGTAACCATAAATGTAATGGATGTTAACGATAACAGCCCCGTTGTCATCTACCCACCTTCTAATACTTCTTTTAAGCTAGTGCCACTCTCAGCAATTCCAGGATCGGTGGTAGCCGAAGTGTTTGCTGTGGATATAGACACTGGAATGAACGCCGAGCTTAAGTACACAATTGTAAGCGGAAATAACAAGGGTTTGTTTCGGATTGATCCAGTGACAGGTAATATCACTCTGGAAGAAAAACCAACTCCTAATGATGTGGGGCTTCATCGTTTAGTTGTCAACATAAGTGATTTGGGTTATCCCAAATCCTTGCATACTCTTGTGCTTGTGTTTTTGTATGTAAATGATACTGCTGGAAATGCCTCTTATATTTATGACTTGATACGCAGGACTATGGAAACACCTTTGGATCGGAACATAGGGGACAGTAACCAACCCTACCAAAACGAGGACTATCTCACGATCATGATCGCCATTGTGGCAGGCGCCATGGTTGTCATAGTTGTTATATTTGTCACAGTTCTCGTTCGCTGTCGACATGCATCCAGATTcaaagctgcccagaggagcaAGCAGGGTGCTGAGTGGATGTCTCCCAATCAGGAGaacaagcaaaacaagaaaaagaaaaggaagaaaaggaaatctccGAAGAGCTCTCTTTTGAACTTTGTGACAATTGAGGAGTCCAAACCTGATGATGCAGTTCATGAACCTATCAACGGGACAATAAGCCTTCCAGCGGAGCTGGAGGAACAAAGTATAGGAAGATTTGATTGGGGCACAGCACCACCAACAACCTTTAAGCCTAACAGTCCTGATCTTGCCAAGCATTACAAATCTGCCTCTCCACAGTCTGCTTTTCATCTCAAACCTGACACTCCAGTGTCAGTGAAGAAGCACCATGTGATTCAGGAACTCCCATTGGACAACACCTTTGTTGGTGGTTGTGACACCCTTTCCAAACGCTCTTCCACTAGTTCAGATCACTTCAGTGCCTCAGAGTGCAGTTCCCAAGGAGGCTTCAAGACAAAGGGCCCCTTACACACCAGACAG